In Propionispora vibrioides, the sequence TCCACCAAATCCCGGTTCATGGAAACGCCAAAGCGCACCAATTCATTATCTTCCATGGCAATCCTCCAGTGTTACGTTTATTCCATATTGTAGCACGATATACCAGTCAAGTAAAGCCTCATAGCGTCCCTGGGGAACGTCGGTCATTTGCGACGCATATAATACGTCACAAAAACGGTAAGGGAGGAAGAGACTTTGTACTACCGCCTAAAGTCTCACTGCGCCCTGATAGAAGGGGCCGCCCGGGGGGCTATCTATGACTTTCGTTCAGGCAAAGTATTATCCGTTAACCGCGGCGCAGTCGAACTGTTGACAGCCTGCCAACAAGCGCCGCTGGACACACTGCTGGACCTGCAGGACCCCGCGGTCCGGCCATATCTGACCTTTCTGGACACACTCGCCCGCAGGAACCTGGGAAGCTATTACGCTCTGAATCCACCGGCTGCCGCTTCCCAGTCCGAGTACGTACCGGCAGCAACACTGGACTTCTTGTGGCTGGAAATCACCTCCTGCTGTAACAACCGCTGCCTTCACTGCTATACCGCCAGCAGTCCTGCCCTGCAGCAAGGCTGTGTACCTCACGAAAGATGGCTGTCGTTAATCAGCGAGGCCCGGGAGCAGGGAGCCACCGCCCTACAGTTGATTGGCGGTGAACCGTTGCTCTACCCTAAGTGGCGTGAACTGATCGGCAAGGCCGCGGAAGAAGCCTATGACTACATAGAAATTTTTACCAATGCCACACTCATTGATGAGGATTGTATCCGCTTTTTCAAGCACCATAACCTGTATCTGGCAACCACCATTTATGCAGCCTCTGCCGATATCCATGACAGGGTGACCGGCAACCAGGGCAGCTTTGACAAAACAATGACGGCCATTAAAAAAATACTGGCCGCCGGAATACCGCTGCGTATCGCGTCCATCCTGATGAAAGCCAATGAAACGGAAGCCCAAAATATTATACAGCTTTGCCGGGAGCTCGGTCTGCCGGACACAGTACCTGATGTCATCCGCCCCACAGGCCGCGGCGACGATGATGGACTGCTGCCCCGGCACTATCACCGTCCGCCGGTCAGACCGCCTTTTTATACTGACCGGGACAGCTTCCGGCTGGCCCACTTCAGCCATAGCTGCCTCTCGGGCAAAATCGCCATTACCGCGGACGGCGATGTTCTTCCCTGCATTTTTGCCCGTGACCGGATAGCCGGCAATATTTTAAACCGCCCGCTGCGGGAAGTGCTCTCCGGCGCTGTCCTGCAAGAAACCTGGAACACGACCAAGGATGCCATTATCAAATGCCGGGACTGCGAATACCGCTACGCCTGCAGCGACTGCCGGCCGCTTGCGCAAAGTACCGATCCGGATAAACGCTGGTGCGCGCCTTCCCCCTATTGTGACTATAACCCTTATACCGGTCAGTGGAACTGAGAAAGAAACGAAAAACAGGCGAGATACAAAAAAAACAGCTGCCTGTAAGGCAGCTCCGAATCAATCAACTCTCGGTTTTGACCAGAACCGGGGGTTTTATATTAATTATACTTTAACTGGCGAAACGCTCCCACCTGCTTTTCGGCAAAGCTAAACAACAGTTGAACAAGCGTGCATAATATCAAATAGACAACAAAAACATCCACATAGGCTTCAATATAATTATAGCCATACGATGCGGCTATTTTCCCTGTTGCCGTAATATCCTTAACAGTCATCAGAAAGGCCAGGGAAGTATTCTTAATCAGATTAACGGCAAGATTGCACAAATTAGGCAAGGCGGCTACCATAGCCTGGGGAATAATAATTCTCCGGTATACCT encodes:
- a CDS encoding radical SAM/SPASM domain-containing protein translates to MYYRLKSHCALIEGAARGAIYDFRSGKVLSVNRGAVELLTACQQAPLDTLLDLQDPAVRPYLTFLDTLARRNLGSYYALNPPAAASQSEYVPAATLDFLWLEITSCCNNRCLHCYTASSPALQQGCVPHERWLSLISEAREQGATALQLIGGEPLLYPKWRELIGKAAEEAYDYIEIFTNATLIDEDCIRFFKHHNLYLATTIYAASADIHDRVTGNQGSFDKTMTAIKKILAAGIPLRIASILMKANETEAQNIIQLCRELGLPDTVPDVIRPTGRGDDDGLLPRHYHRPPVRPPFYTDRDSFRLAHFSHSCLSGKIAITADGDVLPCIFARDRIAGNILNRPLREVLSGAVLQETWNTTKDAIIKCRDCEYRYACSDCRPLAQSTDPDKRWCAPSPYCDYNPYTGQWN